In a single window of the Bacteroidales bacterium genome:
- a CDS encoding septum formation initiator family protein, which produces MKKIFKILKNKYLLVSLAFAVWIIFFDQNNLIYQRSLRKELKKVEAEHSFYKKEINKDSRKYLEIITDNDRLEKFAREKYLMKRENEDVFLIVNEE; this is translated from the coding sequence ATTAAGAAAATATTTAAAATATTAAAAAATAAATACTTGCTTGTTTCCTTGGCATTTGCTGTTTGGATTATATTTTTTGACCAAAATAATCTCATATATCAGCGATCTTTGCGCAAAGAACTTAAAAAAGTTGAAGCAGAACATAGTTTTTACAAAAAGGAAATCAACAAAGATAGCCGTAAATATTTGGAAATAATCACAGACAACGACAGATTGGAAAAATTTGCTAGAGAAAAATATCTAATGAAGCGAGAAAATGAAGATGTTTTTTTAATTGTAAATGAGGAATAA
- a CDS encoding branched chain amino acid aminotransferase — CKDGKAGKYSTMLYKKLYGIQIGDEPDTHNWVTVIG; from the coding sequence CTGCAAAGATGGTAAAGCTGGAAAATACAGCACCATGCTTTATAAGAAATTGTATGGCATCCAGATTGGCGATGAACCAGACACTCATAATTGGGTAACGGTTATTGGATAA